In Vigna unguiculata cultivar IT97K-499-35 chromosome 3, ASM411807v1, whole genome shotgun sequence, a single genomic region encodes these proteins:
- the LOC114178993 gene encoding L-ascorbate oxidase homolog — MVLLVLLLLLRLTQFALSSVHGEDPYVFYTWNVTYGTVAPLGVEQQGILINGLFPGPEINCTSNNNIVVNVFNFLDEPLLFTWNGIQHRKNSWQDGTLGAQCPILPGTNYTYHFQVKDQIGSYFYYPSIGMHRAVGGFGGLRIYSRLLIPVPYADPADEFWVLIGDWYGKTHQTLRQFLDSGRSIGRPSGVHINGKNGGLEPAYTMEPGKTYKYRICNVGTKNSLNFRIQGHPLKLVEMEGSHVVQNIYNSLDVHVGQCFSVLVTADQEPKDYYMVASTRFTKKTLGATRIIRYSNGVAPASPELPPSPEGWAWSLNQFRSFRWNLTASAARPNPQGSYHYGQINITRTIKLVNTLSRSGGKLRYGLNGVSHLDNETPFKLAEYYGVSDKVFQYNLISDDPNSLIGDLTLASNVITANFRDFIEVIFENPTKVPQSYNLDGYSFFAVAIEPGKWSPEKRKNYNLLDAVSRHTIQVFPKSWAAIMLTFDNAGMWNLRSELGENRYLGQQLYVSVLSPNRSLRDEYNLPDTQLLCGIVKDMPKPPPYSS; from the exons ATGGTACTACTTgttttgttgttgctgttgcgCCTTACGCAATTTGCATTGT CATCAGTGCATGGGGAAGACCCTTACGTCTTCTACACCTGGAACGTCACCTACGGCACTGTTGCACCATTGGGTGTGGAACAACAGGGCATCCTCATCAACGGCCTGTTCCCAGGGCCAGAAATCAACTGCACCAGCAACAACAACATTGTCGTAAACGTCTTTAACTTCCTCGACGAGCCCCTCCTCTTCACCTGGAACGGTATCCAACACAGGAAGAACTCATGGCAAGATGGCACCTTGGGAGCCCAATGCCCCATCCTCCCAGGTACCAACTACACCTACCACTTCCAAGTTAAGGACCAGATCGGCAGCTACTTCTACTACCCCTCCATCGGCATGCACCGCGCCGTCGGAGGCTTCGGTGGTTTGAGGATCTACAGCCGCCTTTTGATCCCAGTGCCTTATGCTGACCCCGCCGACGAGTTCTGGGTCCTCATCGGTGACTGGTACGGCAAGACCCACCAGACCCTTAGGCAATTCTTGGACAGTGGACGTAGCATTGGCAGGCCCAGCGGAGTCCATATCAACGGCAAGAACGGTGGTCTTGAGCCCGCTTACACCATGGAGCCCGGCAAGACTTACAAATACAGAATCTGCAATGTGGGGACCAAGAACTCCCTCAACTTCAGAATCCAAGGCCATCCCTTGAAGCTCGTCGAGATGGAAGGCTCACACGTTGTTCAGAACATCTACAACTCCCTCGACGTTCACGTTGGACAGTGCTTCTCTGTCCTCGTAACCGCCGACCAGGAGCCCAAGGACTACTACATGGTCGCCTCCACTCGCTTCACCAAGAAGACCCTCGGCGCCACCCGCATCATCCGTTACTCCAACGGTGTCGCTCCCGCCTCCCCTGAGCTTCCCCCATCACCCGAAGGCTGGGCTTGGTCTCTCAATCAGTTCCGCTCCTTCCGTTGGAACCTAACCGCTAGCGCCGCCAGGCCCAACCCTCAGGGCTCTTACCACTACGGCCAGATCAATATCACTCGCACCATCAAGCTCGTTAACACCCTCAGCAGGTCTGGTGGAAAACTCCGCTACGGACTCAATGGTGTCTCCCACCTTGACAACGAAACCCCATTCAAACTTGCTGAGTACTACGGTGTAAGCGACAAGGTTTTCCAGTACAACCTCATCTCCGACGACCCCAATTCTCTCATCGGCGACCTCACCCTTGCTTCTAACGTCATCACCGCCAACTTCCGTGACTTCATCGAAGTCATCTTCGAGAACCCCACAAAGGTTCCCCAGTCTTACAACTTGGATGGCTACTCTTTCTTTGCCGTCGCCATTGAGCCAGGGAAGTGGTCACCGGAGAAGAGGAAGAACTACAATCTTCTGGATGCTGTGAGCAGACACACCATTCAGGTGTTCCCCAAGTCCTGGGCTGCTATCATGTTGACATTCGACAACGCTGGTATGTGGAACTTGAGGTCGGAGCTTGGCGAGAATCGTTACCTTGGACAGCAGTTGTACGTTAGTGTTTTGTCTCCAAACAGGTCCCTCAGGGATGAGTACAACCTTCCAGATACCCAGCTTCTTTGCGGCATAGTCAAGGATATGCCTAAGCCACCACCTTACTCTTCCTAA